One stretch of Anolis sagrei isolate rAnoSag1 chromosome 11, rAnoSag1.mat, whole genome shotgun sequence DNA includes these proteins:
- the LOC132763521 gene encoding uncharacterized protein, with protein sequence MKFYSFTTFGLLLSSLASTTLQSSSTTMMGTSTPRPDSTTLSLLLNHTRSTPGLAREATTGLANENTTSPTGFVERTTVALATNVTPTADAVANVTTPPTGTTALLVNNNNTTSLSSTIKSLATPLANNTTMLLESKTTISASTLIHTISSIGKTTISSNNTFFSSTIKSPATPLANNTTTSLDNKTTKSTSTLMNTSPISKTTVSSNNMTSHSSTTKSPAKNATTALANNTTTLLEDKTTIPTTTVMTTTSPIGKTTISSSTIKSLAKNATTPLANNTTTLLKNKTTISTSTLIHTILSIGKTTISSNNNTSLSSTVKSQAKNATTPLATNTTTLPKNKSTISTSTLKNTTSAISKPTISSNQETNSTMSTPRLASSTIGISTRLANTTTVKVSAAKTTKNGNTVVSAPSFLALALLALAGLCL encoded by the coding sequence ATGAAGTTCTATTCATTCACCACCTTTGGTCTACTGcttagttcacttgcatccactACTCTCCAAAGCAGTAGCACCACGATGATGGGAACATCTACTCCTCGCCCTGACAGCACCACCCTATCACTGCTCTTGAACCACACCAGGTCGACTCCTGGCCTGGCCAGAGAAGCCACCACAGGACTGGCCAATGAGAACACCACATCTCCGACAGGATTTGTTGAAAGAACCACTGTGGCATTGGCCACCAATGTCACACCTACAGCAGATGCCGTCGCCAATGTCACTACACCACCAACGGGCACCACTGCACTgttagtcaacaacaacaacactacgtCTCTTTCCAGCACCATCAAATCTTTGGCCACACCACTAGCCAACAATACCACTATGTTGCTAGAAAGCAAAACCACCATATCAGCTTCTACTCTGATACACACCATATCATCTATTGGGAAAACTACAATATCATCcaacaacacatttttttccAGCACCATCAAATCTCCGGCCACACCACTAGCCAACAATACCACTACGTCGCTAGATAACAAAACCACCAAATCAACTTCTACCCTGATGAACACATCACCAATCAGTAAAACTACAGTATCATCCAACAACATGACGTCTCATTCCAGCACCACCAAATCCCCAGCCAAGAATGCTACCACAGCACTAGCCAACAATACCACAACGTTGCTAGAAGACAAAACCACCATACCAACTACTACCGTGATGACCACCACATCACCAATTGGGAAAACTACAATATCATCCAGCACCATCAAATCTCTGGCCAAAAATGCTACCACACCACTAGCCAACAATACCACTACGCTGCTAAAAAACAAAACCACCATATCAACTTCTACCCTGATACACACCATATTATCGATTGGCAAAACTACAATATCATCCAACAACAATACGTCTCTTTCCAGCACCGTCAAATCTCAGGCCAAGAATGCTACCACACCACTAGCCACCAATACCACTACATTGCCAAAAAACAAAAGCACCATATCAACTTCTACCCTGAAGAATACCACATCAGCTATCAGCAAACCTACAATATCATCCAACCAGGAGACGAATTCCACCATGTCTACTCCTCGCTTAGCCAGCAGCACTATAGGTATTTCTACTAGGCTGGCAAACACGACAACAGTGAAAGTGTCTGCTGCGAAAACCACTAAGAATGGGAACACTGTTGTATCGGCACCTTCGTTTCTTGCACTTGCACTGCTTGCTCTTGCAGGACTTTGCTTATAA